Genomic DNA from Candidatus Sphingomonas phytovorans:
CGCTTTTGAACGCGCTCAATCGACCTGTGCCGCCGTCGATCAGTTCGGTCGCGAACCTGCTGGCGATGGACCGCACGAGCCTGACCGCCAACCTCAAGCCGCTGCAACGGGACGGTCTCGTCCGCATGGAGGCCGATCCGGTCGACCGGCGGATCAGGCGGCTGGCCCTTACTGACGTGGGAAAGCAGGTACTGGCGCAGGCGATGCCGGTGTGGACCAGCGTGCACGGCGATATCGACATGAATCTGGCGTCCGGTCCTGCCAGCGGCGACGCGCTCCGCTCGGGGCTCGCTGCACTGCTCTGAGATGTCCTGACGCGCACTGTTTCTCGGGGAAGAGCCTATGAGTGAGACCGACGACTGGCGTATCGACCATGGCGGTATCGGCGTCGCCGACATCGCCCGTTCGGCACGGTTCTACGATGCGGCGCTGTCCGCGCTGGGCATGCGAGGGGTCATGCGCGTCACGATGGACGGCGACCTCGCGTCCGACCGGGAGAGTACCATCGGCGGTATCGGATATGGCGTGACCTATCCTGTCTTCTGGATCGACGTCTTCCATCCGCATGGCGTGAGACAGCATATGGCCTTCAGGGCGATCAGCCGCGAAGAAGTCGCTGCCTTTCACGCCGCCGCGATCGATGCGGGCGGCAAAGACAATGGTGCGCCCGGGTTTCGATCCGGAGGCTATCCGCGCGGCTATTATGCGGCGTTCGTGCTTGATCCCGACGGGAACAATATCGAGGCGGTCTTCCGGGAGAAGACCTGACGGCCCCGGTTGCCTGGCTTCGTCAATGAGAGGCTGCGTGGATCTCGGCGATATATCCGCCCGGGAAGCGGACCATTGCCGATACCCGATCCTGCCCGGCATATGCCGGAACGAGCGTTTCGGCGCCGGCTGCGGTCGCCCTGGCGAGCGTCGCGGGCAGATCGGCGACTGCGTAGCCGGTCAACTCGCGGCCATAGGGCCATGGCAATGCGCCGTCGCTCACCAGTATCGCCATCTCGCCATAGCCCGAGCTGAGGCGAATGCGTCGATAGGTCTTTCCGGGCCGGCCGATCTCGATGGCAGGTGCCGTCCTGTCGTCGGAGACTATTCGACCATGTGAAAAGGCGATCCAGCTGGCGACGAACGCATCGGCGGCATCGGCGGTCAGATAGAGGCGATTCTCCGGAATCGTGGCGAGCGGCGCATAGCTGGGCTTGGTGGTGTGCCAGTAGAACTGCATGTTCACGCCGCCCGGCCACTGGACCAGAACGTCGCGGCCGATCGGATCGGGGAACGCCTCGACCAGCCGGGTCGCGCCGGCCTTGCGCGCCGCGACGATGGCGGCGTCAAGATCGGTGACGAGATAGCCGGTGCGCTCGATCCCGAATGGATAGGGGATCGGCGTCTTGAAGCCGAACACCGAAATCGTCCCGACGGGCGTCAGCGCGACCTGCGAGATGGTCTGGCTTGATGTCGGCGTGACCTGGAACACGCCCTGCTTGCTGGTGGTGCCGCCGAAGGTCGCGATGAAGCTCGCCATGAACCTGTCGAAGTCATCCGCCGCGACATAGACATGAGTCGAATCATATTGCGGCCCGACCGCGAAATCGGGGGAGGGGGCGGGCTTTGCCGGTCTGGCAGCCGCGGCGGAAGCGATGCCGAGCATGGCGGTGGCGATCAACAGGGACAGGCGCATCATCGTCATTCTCCATCACCCAGCACGTTCCCCCGAACCGCCCGGCGGACATGTTCCGATCCGCCTAGATACCAGCCCCCAGATCGAGGAAGTCGCCCGCACTCAGATGTGCTGCCGCCGGATTGGCGAGTTGTCCCACCAGCCGATCGACCTGAACCGTGATCTCGGGAACGGCGGTGATTTCCCACCATTGCGGGCAGGTGAGGGCGCCAAGCGCGTACAGCCAGCCTGACGCGCGGCGATCGACGTCGAGCAGCGCGCAATTCTCGGTTTCGAGGCCGAGGCCCAGCGAGTCCGGCAGGGCCAGTCCCTGGTCGCGCAGATCGGCGAGCAGCGGAATCGCGATGGAGCCGGCGTCACGACGCGGGCCGGTGCAGTTGACCACGCGGGCGGCGGTGAAACGGCGTTCGCCGCCGGTGCGGGGGGCGAGGGTGACGTCGACCTTGTTCTCCGTCAGGCGATAGCTGCGCAGGCGCGCCGGGAGAATCTCCAGCCGGCCACGCGCGGTCTCCGCGTCGAGCGCGTCGTGGATGCGCTGCGCCATGCGGTGCCGACGGACGTCCCAGCGGGTGCGGAGATGGCGGAGGAACTGGCGCTTCTCGCGCGAGGACCAGCTGCTCCAGACGGCGGGGATGGCGGGGCGGGCGGCATCGAACACGCGCTGCCACGGGATGTCGCGCGCCTCCGCGGCGGCGACCTGCTCGCGGATCAGGCGCATGAGCCGGCGCGGCGAAGCGGGCAGGGCGGCTTCGAGGAACGCCGGCCAGGTGCCGCCGGCGGCATGGACCTGCGGCAACAGGCCGCGGCGCGAGGTGGCGAGGATCGGGCCGCGATGGCCGGCGGCGGTGAGCTTCAGCACGATATCGACGGTCGTCAGGCCGGTGCCGAGCAGCAGCAGGGGATCGTCGGGCGTGAGGCCGTCGAACGCGTCCGGTGCCCAGGGATCGGGGACGAAGTCTGGCGTATCGTAGAACCATTGATCCGGCCCGCCCGGCGCGCGCGGGGCGAGGTTGCCGGTGGCGAGCACGACCGTATCGACGGCGATCTCGCGACCGTCGCTCAGGCGGACGGCGCGATCGGGGCGGGCGAGCACCCGAACCGCTTCACCGCGCACCAGTGACAGGCCAGGGCCATTGTCGGTGACCAGCGCCTCCTCGAGCCGTTCCTCGAGATAAGCGCCGAACAGGGCGCGGGGCACGAATACGCCAGGCAGGTCGCCGCTGCTTTCCTCAAGCCCGGTTGAGAGCGCCTCCCGGGCGTTCGGATTTGCCTGGAGCCAGTCAGCGAAGCCGGGTTTCAGGCCGATTTCCATCCGGCTGATCGGCACGTTGAGCAGATGTTGCGGGCCGCATGCGCCATAAGCGAGGCCCCGGCCGATGCGGCGCGTCGCCTCGATCACGATGACCCGGAAATCAGGGCGAGCGGCGGCCAGCTTCAGACCGAACAGCGTGCCGGCCACGCCGCCGCCGACGACCGCGACGGTGTGGATGTCAGGCTTGCTCATGTTACGCCGCCTCGCTGAACTGAAGGCTGGCAAGGCGGGCATAGAGGCCGCTCTGGCCGATCAGCGAGCCATGCGTGCCGCTTTCCACGATGCGCCCCTCGCTCATCACGATGATCCGCTTGGCCGCGCGGACGGTGGCGAGGCGGTGTGCGATGACCAGCGTGGTGCGATCCTCCATCAGCCGTTCGAGCGCTTCCTGTACCAGCCGCTCGCTCTCGGCGTCGAGCGCGCTGGTCGCCTCGTCCAGCAGCAGGATCGGCGCGTTGCGCAGCACCGCACGGGCAATCGCGACGCGCTGGCGCTGGCCGCCGGACAGGCGCGCGCCGCCTTCGCCCATGAAGGTGTCGAGGCCCTGGGGCAGCTTGCGCAGGAACTCGGCTGCATTGGCGACTTCGGCGGCGGCCCATAGCTCGTCGTCGCCAGCCTCCCATTTGCCGTAGCGCAGATTGTCGCGGGCCGAAGCGCCGAAGATCACCGTTTCCTGCGGCACCATCGCGATGTGGCGGCGGATATCGGCCGGATCGGCGTCGGGCAAAGGCACGCCGTCGAGCAGCACGCGGCCCGCATCGGGATCGTAGAAGCGCTGGATCAGCTGGAACAGAGTCGTCTTGCCGGCGCCGGACGGGCCGACCACGGCGACGGTTTCACCCGGCGCGATGGCGAGCGAGAAATCCTGCAGGGCGGAGACTTCGGGTCGGGTCGGATAGCGGAAGGTGACATTGTCGAACTCGATCGCGCCGCGCGCTGTCTCCGGGAGGGCGACCGGATTCGCCGGTGCGCGGATCTCGGGGACTTCATCCAGCAGTTCGGCAAGACGGCCGGCGGCGCCAGCGCCGCGGAGCAGGTCGCCATAGACCTCGGTCAGCGCACCGAACGCGCCGGCGACGAGGCCGCCGGTCAGCACGAACGCCGCGATCGATCCGCCGCTGATCCGGCCGGCGGCGACGTCGACCGCGCCTTCCCACAGCACAAGGGTGATCGATCCGAAGATCAGGCCGATGACGATCGCGGTCATGAACGCGCGCAGGATGATGCGGCGCTTGGCGGCGGTGAAGGTGGCATTGACCGCCGCACCGAAGCGGGCTGCCTCGCGGTCTTCCTGGCCGAACGCCTGGACGACCTTCATCGCGCCCAATGTCTCCGACGCGATCGAGCCGACATCTGCCACGCGGTCCTGGCTGGTGCGCGAGAAATTGCGGACCCGGCGGCCAAGCAGCGCGATCGGCAGGATGATGACTGGGATGCCGAGCATCAGCATGCCGGCGAGCTTGGGCGACAGCGCGAACAGATAGATCATCCCGCCGACGCCGGTGAAGCTGTTGCGGAGCGCGACGGAGACGGTGGTACCGACGACCTGCTCGATCAGCGTGGTGTCAGAGGTCAGGCGCGAGGAGATTTCCGACGGTCGGTTCTCCTCGAAGAAGCGCGGGGCCAGGGTGAGGAGGTGGCGCTGAACGGCCGCGCGGATATCGGCGACGACGCGCTCGCCCAGCCAGGACACGTAATAGAATCGCACCGCCGTCGCGATGGCGAGCACGACCACGATCATCAGCAGATAGTGGAAGGAATT
This window encodes:
- a CDS encoding MarR family winged helix-turn-helix transcriptional regulator — protein: MSKHVLVSAEQTHFVRDHCLCLAAQRAARALSRRFDDAFRGFGITSGQFSLLNALNRPVPPSISSVANLLAMDRTSLTANLKPLQRDGLVRMEADPVDRRIRRLALTDVGKQVLAQAMPVWTSVHGDIDMNLASGPASGDALRSGLAALL
- a CDS encoding VOC family protein; the encoded protein is MSETDDWRIDHGGIGVADIARSARFYDAALSALGMRGVMRVTMDGDLASDRESTIGGIGYGVTYPVFWIDVFHPHGVRQHMAFRAISREEVAAFHAAAIDAGGKDNGAPGFRSGGYPRGYYAAFVLDPDGNNIEAVFREKT
- a CDS encoding glyoxalase, translated to MMRLSLLIATAMLGIASAAAARPAKPAPSPDFAVGPQYDSTHVYVAADDFDRFMASFIATFGGTTSKQGVFQVTPTSSQTISQVALTPVGTISVFGFKTPIPYPFGIERTGYLVTDLDAAIVAARKAGATRLVEAFPDPIGRDVLVQWPGGVNMQFYWHTTKPSYAPLATIPENRLYLTADAADAFVASWIAFSHGRIVSDDRTAPAIEIGRPGKTYRRIRLSSGYGEMAILVSDGALPWPYGRELTGYAVADLPATLARATAAGAETLVPAYAGQDRVSAMVRFPGGYIAEIHAASH
- a CDS encoding FAD/NAD(P)-binding protein, which produces MSKPDIHTVAVVGGGVAGTLFGLKLAAARPDFRVIVIEATRRIGRGLAYGACGPQHLLNVPISRMEIGLKPGFADWLQANPNAREALSTGLEESSGDLPGVFVPRALFGAYLEERLEEALVTDNGPGLSLVRGEAVRVLARPDRAVRLSDGREIAVDTVVLATGNLAPRAPGGPDQWFYDTPDFVPDPWAPDAFDGLTPDDPLLLLGTGLTTVDIVLKLTAAGHRGPILATSRRGLLPQVHAAGGTWPAFLEAALPASPRRLMRLIREQVAAAEARDIPWQRVFDAARPAIPAVWSSWSSREKRQFLRHLRTRWDVRRHRMAQRIHDALDAETARGRLEILPARLRSYRLTENKVDVTLAPRTGGERRFTAARVVNCTGPRRDAGSIAIPLLADLRDQGLALPDSLGLGLETENCALLDVDRRASGWLYALGALTCPQWWEITAVPEITVQVDRLVGQLANPAAAHLSAGDFLDLGAGI
- a CDS encoding ABC transporter transmembrane domain-containing protein; this encodes MAEPSPASPIVSEAKPAESRRQLGNLRMVWAHAARYPRQIATALTALVVTSAATIAIPYGFKKVIDRGFGPGADGSVTNSFHYLLMIVVVLAIATAVRFYYVSWLGERVVADIRAAVQRHLLTLAPRFFEENRPSEISSRLTSDTTLIEQVVGTTVSVALRNSFTGVGGMIYLFALSPKLAGMLMLGIPVIILPIALLGRRVRNFSRTSQDRVADVGSIASETLGAMKVVQAFGQEDREAARFGAAVNATFTAAKRRIILRAFMTAIVIGLIFGSITLVLWEGAVDVAAGRISGGSIAAFVLTGGLVAGAFGALTEVYGDLLRGAGAAGRLAELLDEVPEIRAPANPVALPETARGAIEFDNVTFRYPTRPEVSALQDFSLAIAPGETVAVVGPSGAGKTTLFQLIQRFYDPDAGRVLLDGVPLPDADPADIRRHIAMVPQETVIFGASARDNLRYGKWEAGDDELWAAAEVANAAEFLRKLPQGLDTFMGEGGARLSGGQRQRVAIARAVLRNAPILLLDEATSALDAESERLVQEALERLMEDRTTLVIAHRLATVRAAKRIIVMSEGRIVESGTHGSLIGQSGLYARLASLQFSEAA